In Porphyrobacter sp. LM 6, one DNA window encodes the following:
- a CDS encoding histidine triad nucleotide-binding protein, with translation MPIDPTLPYDDNNIFAKILRGEIPSRKVYEDDWAFAFEDINPQAEVHTLVVPKGRYVSWDDFSAKASDAEIGGFVRAVGEVARMKGLVEPGYRLLANIGQHGGQEVPHLHVHIFGGQPLGPMISRR, from the coding sequence ATGCCGATCGACCCAACCCTCCCCTATGATGACAACAATATCTTCGCGAAGATCCTGCGCGGGGAAATCCCGTCGCGGAAGGTCTACGAGGACGACTGGGCCTTCGCCTTCGAGGATATCAACCCGCAGGCCGAAGTGCACACGCTGGTAGTGCCCAAGGGGCGCTATGTCAGCTGGGACGATTTCTCGGCCAAGGCTTCCGATGCAGAGATCGGCGGCTTTGTGCGCGCGGTGGGGGAAGTGGCGCGGATGAAGGGTCTGGTCGAGCCGGGCTATCGCCTGCTCGCCAATATCGGGCAGCATGGCGGGCAGGAAGTGCCGCACCTTCACGTCCATATCTTCGGCGGACAGCCCCTGGGACCGATGATCTCGCGGCGTTAA
- the tolB gene encoding Tol-Pal system beta propeller repeat protein TolB produces the protein MTIKSLLLLTAALFAAPLAAQDLGAPIGDDQPVESVAVEGEDSGPLRGTVTDESAWSDIGIAIPAFATDRDRPTPANAAGTAALGREVARVITANLRNNGLFKPVGPDSLPQPGFGQITAPAFGTWSGQGAEMLVHGYVRARDDGRLVVSCYLYDVALQNELVREGWVVGPADWRRAAHKCSDLIFSRLTGESPFFDSRIAYIAETGPKDRRVKRLAVMDSDGANHRFLTLGSATALTPRYSPDYSKILYLSYVDGNPRIYVYDIGSGKQTLVTENKNPTLAPRWSPDGKYILYSMAVGGNTEIYRVPATGGASIKLTDNPGIDVGGSYSPDGSKIVFESDRSGSQQCYIMDADGKNQKRISFFGGRCATPEWSPRGDQIAFTRIAGDFNVAVMNTGGGNMRVLTNGWQDEAPTWAPNGRIIQFFRTEKNSGRSGIWQVDLTGQNERRLPTPVDASDPAWGPIRP, from the coding sequence ATGACAATCAAGTCCCTCCTCCTTCTCACCGCCGCGCTGTTTGCCGCGCCGCTTGCCGCGCAGGATCTCGGTGCGCCGATCGGCGACGATCAGCCAGTGGAAAGCGTCGCAGTCGAGGGCGAAGATAGCGGCCCGCTGCGCGGCACAGTCACCGACGAAAGCGCATGGTCGGATATCGGCATCGCCATTCCCGCCTTCGCCACCGACCGCGATCGTCCGACGCCGGCCAATGCCGCGGGCACGGCGGCGCTGGGGCGTGAAGTGGCGCGGGTGATCACCGCCAACCTGCGCAACAACGGCCTGTTCAAGCCGGTCGGGCCGGACAGCCTGCCGCAGCCCGGTTTCGGCCAGATCACCGCCCCTGCCTTCGGCACGTGGAGCGGGCAGGGGGCCGAGATGCTGGTGCACGGCTATGTCCGCGCGCGTGATGACGGGCGGCTGGTGGTTAGCTGCTACCTTTACGACGTCGCGCTCCAGAACGAGCTGGTGCGCGAAGGCTGGGTGGTGGGCCCGGCCGACTGGCGGCGCGCGGCGCACAAGTGCTCCGACCTCATCTTCTCGCGTCTGACCGGCGAAAGCCCGTTCTTCGACAGCCGCATCGCCTATATCGCCGAAACCGGGCCGAAGGATCGTCGCGTGAAGCGCCTAGCGGTGATGGATAGCGACGGCGCGAACCACCGCTTCCTGACGCTCGGCAGCGCCACCGCGCTGACCCCGCGCTATTCGCCCGACTATTCGAAGATCCTCTACCTCTCTTACGTCGACGGCAATCCGCGCATCTATGTCTATGACATCGGCAGCGGCAAGCAGACGCTGGTGACCGAGAACAAGAACCCGACGCTCGCCCCGCGCTGGTCGCCTGATGGCAAGTATATCCTCTATTCGATGGCGGTGGGCGGCAATACCGAGATCTACCGCGTGCCCGCCACGGGCGGCGCGAGCATCAAGCTAACCGACAATCCGGGGATCGACGTGGGTGGGTCATACTCGCCCGATGGCAGCAAGATCGTGTTCGAAAGCGACCGTTCGGGCAGCCAGCAGTGCTACATCATGGATGCCGACGGGAAGAACCAGAAGCGCATCAGCTTCTTCGGCGGGCGTTGCGCCACGCCCGAATGGAGCCCGCGCGGCGACCAGATCGCCTTCACCCGCATCGCCGGCGATTTCAACGTCGCGGTGATGAACACCGGCGGCGGCAATATGCGCGTGCTGACCAATGGCTGGCAGGACGAGGCCCCGACCTGGGCGCCCAACGGCCGCATCATCCAGTTCTTCCGCACCGAAAAGAACTCCGGGCGTTCGGGCATCTGGCAGGTCGATCTGACCGGTCAGAACGAACGCCGCCTGCCCACACCGGTCGATGCCTCCGATCCGGCATGGGGTCCGATCCGCCCCTGA
- the infC gene encoding translation initiation factor IF-3: MINVPKVRVIDDEGENLGVMYTREAIEQANEKGLNLVEVSPNADPPVCKFLDVGKYRYEAQKKANLARKTQKTQDIKEVKMRPNIDTHDYDVKMRNVTKFIEHGDKVKITLRFRGREMAHQHLGMDLLKKVQEDVAEVAKVEAFPRLEGRQMLMVLAPK, from the coding sequence ATGATCAACGTCCCCAAGGTCCGCGTCATTGATGACGAAGGCGAAAACCTTGGCGTGATGTACACCCGCGAAGCGATCGAGCAGGCCAATGAAAAGGGCCTGAACCTGGTCGAAGTGTCCCCCAACGCGGACCCGCCGGTGTGCAAGTTCCTCGATGTCGGCAAGTATCGCTACGAGGCGCAGAAAAAGGCGAACCTCGCGCGCAAGACGCAGAAGACGCAGGACATCAAGGAAGTGAAGATGCGTCCGAACATCGACACGCATGATTATGACGTGAAGATGCGCAACGTGACCAAGTTCATCGAACATGGCGACAAGGTGAAGATCACCCTGCGCTTCCGCGGGCGCGAAATGGCGCACCAGCATCTCGGCATGGACCTCTTGAAGAAGGTTCAGGAAGATGTGGCCGAGGTCGCCAAGGTCGAAGCCTTCCCGCGCCTCGAAGGCCGCCAGATGCTGATGGTGCTCGCGCCCAAGTAA
- a CDS encoding SDR family NAD(P)-dependent oxidoreductase, translating into MTDSRKPVFLVIGAGAGIGGNAAMRFAAGGYHAVMARRSDEAGLARMVGQIEAAGGSASGTLLNAAEDGAIEELVERTERDIGPIHAALYNLGAQIGNRALDQTPHRIFELGWRLGTYGVFRLAHALFPAMVERARDGGPHGTLLVTSATAAVRGNAGQHSHAAAMGGRRMLCQTLNAEFAPQGIHVAHVIVDGPVDAPDTLGKLLGEKYDAFKANKGHEGIIDPAALAETYWHLAHQPRNCWSHEIDVRPWTDVPWWNDNPDPQINSTDKGFAGPR; encoded by the coding sequence ATGACCGACAGCCGCAAGCCTGTGTTTCTCGTGATCGGTGCCGGCGCCGGAATCGGCGGGAATGCCGCGATGCGCTTTGCCGCAGGGGGCTATCACGCGGTCATGGCGCGCCGTTCTGACGAGGCTGGCCTTGCGCGCATGGTCGGCCAGATCGAGGCAGCAGGCGGATCGGCCAGCGGCACCTTGCTCAATGCGGCCGAAGACGGCGCGATCGAAGAACTGGTGGAACGCACCGAGCGCGACATCGGCCCAATCCACGCCGCGCTTTACAATCTCGGCGCGCAGATCGGGAACCGCGCGCTTGACCAGACCCCGCACCGGATATTCGAACTCGGCTGGCGTCTCGGCACCTACGGGGTGTTCCGCCTTGCCCACGCGCTGTTCCCGGCGATGGTCGAACGGGCGCGGGACGGTGGCCCGCACGGCACGCTGCTCGTCACCTCGGCGACAGCGGCGGTGCGCGGCAATGCGGGGCAGCACAGCCACGCGGCGGCGATGGGCGGGCGGCGGATGCTGTGCCAGACGCTCAACGCCGAATTCGCGCCCCAAGGGATCCACGTCGCCCACGTGATCGTCGATGGCCCGGTCGATGCGCCCGACACGCTGGGCAAGCTGCTGGGCGAAAAATACGATGCCTTCAAGGCGAACAAGGGCCACGAAGGTATCATCGACCCGGCAGCCCTTGCCGAAACCTACTGGCACCTCGCCCACCAGCCGCGCAATTGCTGGAGCCACGAGATCGACGTGCGTCCGTGGACCGACGTGCCGTGGTGGAACGACAACCCCGATCCGCAGATCAATTCCACGGACAAGGGGTTTGCGGGGCCGCGCTGA
- a CDS encoding DUF547 domain-containing protein, whose product MMTLPRVLARPALLAGAMLLGTVPAAAQTSAATPDLATFAPSGTPNKDGIDYSIWDEAMKSIVISMGPSLREGAPRPDPSFGTRRQYGHVSRYRLEGTRVMFSFLDADVIASFTEYRKDLEATADKVDIQSLSRNEQLAFWINLHNVAMVEQIANAWPVRQPREIMIDGVPLDDARFITVEGIKLSPHDIREKIVYRYWKDPVVMYGFWRGEIGGPSLQREAFNADNVGRLLARGAADFVNSLRGTQELGGTLQVSEHYREAAPFFFPAFETDVRAHLTRFADEATTGLLAKTTGVDPSISEHDIADLEGGVREPTYSNITSNGQAVSFRIPQSMAALLRERETKFQEIIREGRTGTVTFSNIALPGDPADKETDEVE is encoded by the coding sequence ATGATGACCCTGCCCCGCGTTCTCGCCCGCCCGGCCCTGCTTGCCGGCGCGATGCTGCTCGGCACCGTCCCTGCCGCCGCCCAGACCTCTGCGGCGACCCCGGATCTGGCGACCTTCGCCCCATCCGGCACGCCCAACAAGGACGGGATCGACTATTCGATCTGGGACGAAGCGATGAAGAGCATCGTCATCTCGATGGGGCCTAGCTTGCGCGAAGGCGCCCCGCGCCCCGATCCCAGCTTCGGCACCCGCCGCCAGTACGGCCATGTCTCGCGCTACCGGCTCGAAGGCACGCGGGTGATGTTCAGCTTCCTCGATGCCGACGTGATCGCGAGCTTCACCGAATACCGCAAGGATCTCGAGGCGACCGCTGACAAGGTGGATATTCAGTCGCTTAGCCGCAACGAACAGCTCGCCTTCTGGATCAACCTGCACAACGTCGCGATGGTTGAGCAGATTGCCAACGCCTGGCCCGTACGCCAGCCGCGCGAGATCATGATCGACGGCGTCCCGCTCGACGATGCGCGCTTCATCACGGTGGAAGGTATCAAGCTGTCCCCGCACGATATCCGCGAGAAGATCGTCTACCGCTATTGGAAGGATCCGGTGGTGATGTATGGCTTCTGGCGCGGCGAGATCGGCGGGCCTTCGCTCCAGCGCGAGGCCTTCAACGCCGATAACGTCGGCCGCCTGCTCGCCCGCGGCGCGGCCGATTTCGTCAACTCGCTGCGCGGCACGCAGGAACTTGGCGGCACGCTGCAGGTGTCCGAGCACTACCGCGAAGCCGCCCCGTTCTTCTTCCCCGCGTTCGAAACCGACGTGCGCGCGCACCTCACCCGCTTTGCCGATGAGGCCACCACCGGCCTGCTGGCCAAGACGACCGGCGTTGATCCGAGCATTTCCGAACACGACATCGCCGACCTCGAAGGCGGCGTGCGTGAGCCGACCTATTCGAACATCACCTCGAACGGGCAGGCGGTAAGCTTCCGCATCCCCCAGAGCATGGCGGCCCTCCTGCGCGAGCGCGAAACCAAGTTCCAGGAAATCATTCGCGAGGGCCGCACCGGCACAGTGACCTTCAGCAACATCGCCCTGCCCGGCGATCCTGCGGACAAGGAAACCGACGAAGTCGAATAA
- a CDS encoding SLC13 family permease: MAGVTEQGLTASRIGFVLGPLAFALTAMIDAPAGMPSGAWLVAGLVMWMAAWWMTEAVPLAVTALLPFIVLPLSGVSSAEATAATYYSPILFLLLGGAFIALAIERTGLHRRLSLAILRLVGADGGPTRLLLAFMISAGLLSMFISNTSTALIMMPMALAVLEGGDSDGTEQGAVRQDGIFGALPMGIAFAASIGGLGTIVGSPTNAIAVGLLDEIAGVRITFLQWSLYGVPLVLLSVPLAAWIVARVQQVEAHPFDLAAARAAIASQTGWTTPEKRLVPLFFLTFIAWVSQPVVAPMLPAGSWTDGTIAVIAALSLFLLPDGTGRPLLVWQEADRAPWSVIFMFGGGLALAAGMQASGLAGWVGQALLPLESWPLVLVAVAVVALVIVVTEFASNVATATGIVPVVASLVVALGADPVLLALPAALAASWGFMLPAGTGPNAIAWATGRIRIEKVVAAGALLDVAGILLIVGVVWGIAALT, from the coding sequence ATGGCTGGGGTCACAGAACAAGGATTGACGGCAAGCCGTATCGGCTTTGTGCTTGGGCCGTTGGCTTTCGCGCTCACGGCTATGATCGATGCTCCGGCCGGAATGCCCTCGGGGGCATGGCTGGTCGCTGGTCTTGTCATGTGGATGGCCGCCTGGTGGATGACCGAGGCGGTTCCGCTGGCCGTAACCGCGCTGCTTCCCTTCATCGTTCTGCCGCTCTCAGGCGTATCCAGTGCCGAGGCAACGGCGGCGACCTATTACTCGCCGATCCTGTTCCTGCTGCTGGGCGGCGCGTTCATCGCGCTGGCGATCGAGCGCACCGGACTACACCGCCGCTTGAGCCTTGCAATTCTGCGGCTGGTCGGGGCGGATGGCGGGCCGACCCGGCTGTTGCTTGCCTTCATGATTTCGGCCGGTCTGCTCTCGATGTTCATCTCGAACACCTCGACCGCGCTGATCATGATGCCGATGGCGCTCGCAGTGCTCGAAGGCGGGGATAGCGACGGGACGGAACAAGGCGCGGTGCGACAGGACGGCATTTTCGGCGCTTTGCCGATGGGCATCGCCTTTGCCGCCAGCATCGGCGGGCTGGGCACCATCGTCGGCTCCCCCACCAACGCGATCGCAGTCGGCCTGCTTGACGAGATCGCGGGCGTGCGGATCACCTTCCTGCAATGGTCGCTCTACGGCGTGCCGTTGGTGCTGCTCAGCGTGCCGCTGGCCGCGTGGATCGTGGCGCGAGTGCAGCAAGTGGAGGCGCATCCGTTCGATCTGGCCGCCGCGCGCGCCGCCATCGCTAGCCAGACCGGTTGGACCACACCGGAAAAGCGCCTTGTGCCGCTTTTCTTCCTGACCTTCATCGCCTGGGTCAGCCAGCCGGTCGTCGCGCCCATGCTGCCCGCCGGATCGTGGACCGACGGTACAATCGCGGTGATTGCCGCGCTGTCGCTGTTCCTGCTGCCCGATGGCACGGGACGCCCGCTGCTGGTGTGGCAGGAGGCCGACCGCGCGCCGTGGAGCGTTATCTTCATGTTCGGCGGCGGGCTGGCGCTGGCGGCGGGGATGCAGGCCTCGGGCCTTGCCGGATGGGTCGGGCAGGCGCTGCTGCCGCTTGAAAGCTGGCCGCTGGTGCTGGTCGCCGTGGCGGTGGTGGCGCTAGTGATCGTGGTGACCGAGTTTGCGAGCAATGTCGCCACCGCGACCGGGATCGTCCCGGTGGTAGCGTCGCTGGTGGTCGCGCTTGGCGCTGATCCGGTCTTGCTCGCCCTGCCAGCGGCCCTCGCGGCAAGCTGGGGCTTTATGCTACCCGCCGGAACCGGGCCAAACGCCATCGCCTGGGCAACGGGACGTATCCGGATCGAGAAGGTCGTTGCTGCGGGCGCACTGCTGGACGTGGCCGGCATCTTACTGATCGTCGGCGTGGTATGGGGGATTGCGGCGCTGACCTAA
- the pal gene encoding peptidoglycan-associated lipoprotein — translation MPPIRHGVRSAPDTYARHYDKPKGKPHEHQACHDPAAGFGLDPRGLRQEGPEQLPPPPETAPTETYTPTPTPTQSGPAVGTQAHFAAAVGSSTTVYFDTDRYNIDSVDAAALQSQAQYFARFPQVTFTIEGHADERGTREYNLALGERRATAAKNYLVSLGIEASRIAVVSYGKERPVALASDEAAWAQNRRAASVIIN, via the coding sequence ATGCCTCCGATCCGGCATGGGGTCCGATCCGCCCCTGACACTTACGCCCGCCACTATGACAAGCCGAAAGGAAAACCCCATGAACACCAAGCTTGCCACGATCCTGCTGCTGGCTTCGGCCTCGACCCTCGCGGCCTGCGCCAAGAAGGCCCCGAGCAGCTGCCCCCGCCGCCGGAAACCGCGCCGACCGAGACCTACACCCCGACCCCGACGCCGACCCAGAGCGGCCCGGCTGTGGGCACCCAGGCGCACTTCGCCGCCGCTGTCGGTTCCTCGACCACGGTCTATTTCGACACCGATCGCTACAATATCGATTCGGTCGATGCCGCTGCGCTCCAGTCGCAGGCGCAGTATTTCGCGCGCTTTCCGCAGGTGACCTTCACCATCGAAGGCCATGCTGACGAACGCGGCACGCGCGAATACAACCTCGCACTGGGTGAACGCCGCGCGACGGCCGCCAAGAACTACCTCGTCAGCCTTGGCATCGAGGCAAGCCGCATTGCGGTGGTGAGCTACGGCAAGGAGCGCCCGGTGGCGCTCGCGTCGGATGAAGCCGCGTGGGCGCAGAACCGCCGCGCCGCGTCGGTCATCATCAACTGA
- a CDS encoding ExbD/TolR family protein, whose amino-acid sequence MGMGVSSRRKGKRGRRAAMAEINVTPLVDVMLVLLIIFMVTVTLPAVGVPIELPESRAAPVEEQPDQVTISIDRAGVIYIEETPVREGGLADALAMLNRGGEPPLIVLRGDRSLDYGRVMRVMGELGRAGFTSISLVTDGSVSAP is encoded by the coding sequence ATGGGGATGGGTGTCTCCTCCCGCCGCAAGGGCAAGCGTGGCCGCCGCGCGGCGATGGCGGAGATCAACGTCACCCCGCTGGTCGACGTGATGCTGGTGCTGCTGATTATCTTCATGGTGACGGTGACGCTGCCTGCCGTCGGCGTGCCGATCGAACTGCCCGAAAGCCGCGCCGCGCCGGTCGAAGAGCAGCCCGATCAGGTCACCATCTCGATCGACCGTGCGGGTGTCATCTATATCGAGGAAACCCCGGTGCGCGAAGGCGGGCTGGCCGATGCGCTGGCCATGCTCAATCGCGGGGGCGAGCCGCCGCTGATCGTGCTGCGCGGCGACCGCAGCCTCGATTATGGCCGGGTGATGCGGGTGATGGGCGAGCTGGGCCGCGCGGGCTTCACCTCGATCTCGCTGGTCACCGATGGTTCAGTTTCGGCCCCATAG
- the tolQ gene encoding protein TolQ, which produces MTLALLSAAAAAPAATRLDPVELFLQADIIVQAVMLGLILASIWVWMIIVSFSMRIGDLSKKSRAYEAEFWDQRDQEGLLTKQARKEIPSARVAAAGLDEWRKSTAKQPVDRDATRQRIGAAMDSQIAEEADELAGRLNFLATVGSVAPFVGLFGTVWGIMNSFFQIGAQQSASLAVVAPGIAEALFATAIGLFAAIPAVIAYNRFGGAVDRYEAGLQRFADKLHTGLSRELDRA; this is translated from the coding sequence GTGACGCTCGCCCTGCTCAGCGCCGCCGCTGCCGCCCCTGCCGCCACCCGGCTCGATCCGGTGGAGCTGTTCCTCCAGGCCGATATCATCGTGCAGGCGGTGATGCTCGGCCTGATCCTCGCCAGCATCTGGGTGTGGATGATCATCGTCAGCTTCTCGATGCGGATCGGCGACCTTTCCAAGAAATCGCGCGCTTACGAGGCCGAGTTCTGGGACCAGCGCGATCAGGAAGGCTTGCTCACCAAGCAGGCGCGCAAGGAAATCCCCTCGGCCCGCGTCGCGGCGGCGGGGCTCGACGAATGGCGCAAGTCGACCGCCAAGCAGCCGGTGGACCGCGATGCCACCCGCCAGCGCATCGGCGCGGCAATGGACAGCCAGATCGCCGAAGAGGCCGACGAGCTCGCCGGGCGGCTGAACTTCCTCGCGACAGTCGGCTCGGTCGCGCCGTTTGTCGGCCTGTTCGGCACGGTGTGGGGGATCATGAACTCGTTCTTCCAGATCGGCGCGCAGCAGAGCGCCTCGCTCGCCGTGGTCGCCCCCGGCATTGCCGAAGCGCTGTTTGCAACCGCCATCGGCCTGTTCGCCGCAATCCCCGCCGTTATCGCCTATAACCGCTTCGGCGGGGCGGTGGACCGTTACGAAGCGGGGCTCCAGCGCTTTGCCGACAAGCTCCACACCGGCCTCAGCCGCGAGTTGGACCGCGCGTAA
- a CDS encoding J domain-containing protein, with product MSRAKRSLDWGFPRWRAYGSSQEATQVRICDRHGCDEPGNCPAPKAPNSRDRWYFCQKHAAEYNSRWDYFEGLEQAEKEERARAERAENAGYAEAAHYGWAGSGDGSRSADEMRALDVLGLEADADFNTVKKAYRARAKEVHPDVKPGDAEAAKQFQLIQTAYEVLRSAEERREWRG from the coding sequence GTGAGCCGCGCCAAGCGCTCGCTTGACTGGGGCTTTCCGCGCTGGCGGGCCTATGGTTCCTCGCAGGAGGCAACCCAGGTCCGCATCTGCGATCGGCATGGCTGCGACGAACCGGGCAATTGCCCCGCGCCCAAGGCACCCAACAGCCGCGACCGGTGGTATTTCTGCCAGAAGCACGCCGCTGAATACAATTCGCGGTGGGATTACTTCGAAGGTCTCGAACAGGCCGAGAAGGAAGAACGCGCCCGCGCCGAACGTGCCGAGAATGCCGGTTATGCGGAAGCGGCGCACTACGGCTGGGCTGGATCGGGTGATGGCTCGCGCTCGGCCGACGAGATGCGCGCGCTCGACGTGCTGGGGCTGGAAGCCGATGCCGATTTCAACACAGTCAAGAAGGCCTACCGCGCCCGCGCCAAGGAAGTGCACCCGGACGTAAAGCCGGGCGATGCCGAGGCCGCCAAGCAGTTCCAGCTGATCCAGACCGCCTACGAAGTCCTGCGCTCCGCCGAAGAGCGGCGCGAATGGCGGGGCTGA
- a CDS encoding YbgC/FadM family acyl-CoA thioesterase: MTSPNPPGGILDGARHLYAVRVYYEDTDLSGITYHANYLRWFERARSDLLRLLGIDQRAAIEAGEGAYALSEVNLRYLRPAKLDDDVVIETRCTELGAASCRMHQIARRGEEMLCEAHLRVGFITLDGRPRRQPAEWRAAFQTFMNKDT, from the coding sequence ATGACCTCTCCCAATCCCCCGGGCGGCATCCTCGATGGTGCGCGGCATCTTTATGCCGTGCGCGTCTATTACGAGGACACCGATCTGTCGGGGATCACTTACCACGCCAATTACCTGCGCTGGTTCGAACGCGCGCGGTCCGATCTGCTGCGCCTGCTGGGGATCGACCAGCGCGCCGCGATCGAGGCGGGCGAGGGTGCCTATGCGCTGTCCGAGGTGAACCTTCGATACCTGCGTCCGGCCAAGCTTGATGACGATGTGGTGATCGAGACCCGGTGCACCGAACTCGGCGCGGCCTCGTGCCGGATGCACCAGATTGCGCGCCGCGGTGAGGAAATGCTGTGCGAAGCCCACCTCAGGGTTGGCTTTATCACCTTGGATGGCCGCCCGCGCCGTCAGCCCGCCGAATGGCGCGCCGCTTTCCAGACTTTCATGAACAAGGACACCTGA
- a CDS encoding DUF1963 domain-containing protein encodes MALVFAVVRGIWGLANASSKKRDRASDTRTDEELPLPEPDRTSGFGRRRTAGGLLSEASAPESAAPQPAANPLAGMDAATFLQKIIEDNAPPPPHEGLLPPAIEAARWRPIVFRPLKPKGPGADGLSFYGGEPIGPAGFAWPRSRGTEGKPLSFVMQWDCAQLAAQAVTGLLPANGVLYCFLDLDWGESDEGGQGHCFLHHAGPTDCWEPIAVPADARPLFGTNGAYQMSGCSNLVDNAADHVPRILPRLPFAPVAFDYPTVELDEEEGERLFWGDKWAAEPLLAVQKAGGDDGGPIRDIDAPRPEFARPFPAFPHDFGAIRVLAAAILDETRNPRPQITKLLLPDLSEEERSARFAMWHDEAKELFALGCQRPVGTPIDQQIADDVWRWVEERKALLRFGFDGLVVRAVNLSLGVDSKALDRVPEEWIDKAMQVHALASEYMADEGPDHSKPGGYEEWRARQDAGELKRVRNVHAPTPAHMFGPPSYVQGYVEELVDDHLLLLELTNCSGPEHHFGEGVLQYLITPDDLAAGRFDMVKSVLSGY; translated from the coding sequence GTGGCCTTGGTCTTCGCCGTGGTCCGAGGCATCTGGGGGCTGGCGAACGCATCGTCGAAAAAGCGCGACCGCGCATCGGACACACGCACTGACGAGGAACTCCCGTTGCCCGAGCCGGATCGCACTAGCGGGTTCGGGCGCCGCCGGACAGCGGGCGGCTTGCTGAGCGAGGCAAGCGCGCCGGAGAGTGCTGCGCCCCAGCCGGCGGCCAACCCGTTGGCCGGCATGGATGCCGCCACGTTTCTCCAGAAGATCATTGAGGACAACGCACCCCCGCCTCCGCATGAAGGTCTGCTCCCGCCCGCAATCGAGGCCGCACGCTGGCGCCCGATCGTGTTCCGCCCGCTGAAGCCCAAGGGGCCGGGTGCGGACGGCCTGTCCTTCTATGGCGGTGAGCCGATTGGCCCCGCCGGTTTCGCATGGCCTCGCTCGCGCGGGACCGAGGGCAAGCCGCTCAGCTTCGTGATGCAGTGGGACTGCGCGCAGCTTGCCGCGCAGGCTGTGACCGGACTGCTTCCGGCCAACGGCGTGCTCTACTGCTTTCTCGATCTCGATTGGGGCGAAAGCGACGAAGGCGGGCAGGGCCATTGCTTCCTGCACCATGCCGGGCCGACCGATTGCTGGGAGCCGATCGCGGTGCCCGCCGATGCCCGTCCGCTGTTCGGCACCAACGGCGCCTACCAGATGAGCGGCTGCTCCAATCTGGTCGACAACGCCGCCGATCACGTGCCGCGCATCCTGCCGCGCCTGCCGTTCGCGCCGGTCGCCTTTGACTATCCCACCGTCGAGCTGGACGAGGAGGAAGGCGAGCGGCTGTTCTGGGGTGACAAGTGGGCGGCCGAGCCGCTGCTCGCAGTGCAGAAGGCGGGCGGCGATGACGGCGGCCCGATCCGCGACATCGACGCGCCGAGGCCCGAATTCGCCCGCCCCTTCCCCGCCTTCCCCCACGATTTCGGCGCGATCCGGGTGCTGGCCGCTGCAATTCTGGACGAGACCCGCAACCCCAGACCGCAAATCACCAAACTCCTCTTGCCCGACCTCTCGGAGGAGGAACGCAGCGCACGCTTCGCCATGTGGCATGACGAAGCGAAAGAGCTGTTCGCGCTCGGTTGCCAGCGGCCGGTCGGCACACCCATCGACCAGCAGATCGCCGATGACGTGTGGCGCTGGGTCGAGGAACGCAAGGCTCTGCTGCGGTTCGGGTTCGACGGGCTGGTCGTGCGCGCGGTCAATCTCAGTCTCGGGGTCGACAGCAAGGCGCTGGATCGGGTTCCGGAGGAATGGATCGACAAGGCGATGCAGGTCCATGCTCTCGCCAGCGAATACATGGCTGACGAAGGCCCCGATCATTCCAAGCCGGGCGGATACGAGGAATGGCGCGCGCGTCAGGACGCAGGCGAGCTGAAGCGGGTCCGCAACGTCCATGCCCCCACCCCCGCGCATATGTTCGGCCCGCCGAGCTATGTGCAGGGCTATGTCGAGGAACTGGTCGACGATCACCTGCTACTGCTCGAACTGACCAATTGTTCAGGACCGGAGCATCACTTCGGCGAAGGCGTGCTGCAATATCTGATCACGCCCGATGATCTTGCCGCGGGCCGGTTCGATATGGTCAAGTCGGTGCTGAGCGGATACTAG